TTGTTAAGGTTTTTCATAGAAATTGTGACACATAGAAGTAAGGATCCTGTGAGATCCAATGAAATAGGTCCACGTGTACAAAAATGGCACCTCAACTTGACACGTGgcaaaaaaaaacccaaagcgaaaagagaaaaaaaaaatgaatgggaaaaaaaaaggcaccACCCCACCAATAGAGTGATGACGTGGTCATTACCCCATCCTATGCTAGGGCAAATGGGTAAATCCCACTAGAAGAAGGCTGGCGAAGGTACATGGGTCACCCCACCTAGCAACAAAGGAGAGGGGGTGAGGCACCCCTCCGCCAATGAGCGTTGGTGGGCAAGATGATAACCTCCTGgtcctcccccctccccccattCACTGGCGAGTGGAGGGTGTGGGTGAGGTTGTGGCTGCCCTCTACCTCTAGAGGGGTTGCCCCATTCACCCTTCTATGTTGGTGGGTGAAGCACCCCTCTGCCAATGAGCGTTTGTGATCCCTCCTATTTTACCCCCCACATTCATTGGCGGGTATAGGGTGTAGGTGAGGCTGGGTCGCCCTCTAGCTCTAGTGGGGTTGCCCCAACCACCTAGTTGAGACCAGGGTGATTGGGCAATAGGCACCCCACCACTTTATTGGTAGGAGGCCGGGTGGTGGGATCGTCACCCAtccacctcatttttttttcttctttatttttttatttttgtggtttgGTCATGTGTCAAGTTGAGGTGACACGGATGTAAACACGAGctattttattggatttgacGTGATCTTATATATGCCTAAATAGTGtctcaatttttgttaaaattccTAATGGCAAGTGCATGTACAAATATAGAAAGTGATTTAGTAACGAAATATGTCTCAATAATGATTTGATAAAAGATTAAATGCTAAGGACTTCTAGAGTATTCTTGCATGATATTTCTGCACTTTGATTGGTCGATCGTTATTCTGTAGAGTCATTGCTGATGGGTTTCTCAGTATAAACCCACTGAAATTTTCACTGTTTATGtgtcataattttaaaaaacttgatGGTGACCCATATGGACGACAACAAGAACATGGCCTTCAATTCCGTTTCAACTTCGACAGACGATACTATCTCTAATATTGTTTTTACAGTATATCTGTTTTTCAGTATATCTTGAACAAAATATTGAGATGTACGTAGATGTTTAGTGTATCTAGGTGATGTGGTAGGATATCCCAACccttaggttttctttttttcccacgTCCTAGCTACATctacaaattaaatttaataaataaaataaaataaaaagaggataCAGAATTAAGCATATCAAACTAAAGCTTCCTTAGAACttgtagtaaaaaaaaaattaaaagaaaaaagaagactaCTGTTGCATGTAATTAATCTAGGGTTTCTCAACTATGTATGCTGaagattaatgaaaatttaagaaaacaatGTTCTTGCTATCATAATAATTGCAATGCTTGAGAAGTACTGGATTTCACAAGTCTTTAAACGATAAAATGCGATATTATAATGAACTACCCATAAAGAAGACTAAGATATGCAATGGTCTATTCTATATATAACAAACAGTGAGCATAAAAGATTGAAAATATATACTATTTAATTGTTAGTGCCCATCTTGATCAATATATATTCTGGACATGATTTGGATCCCCATGGtatataagaaataataatatttaatgaaaCTTTTGGGTTTAATTACATATGCATATGCTTCACACCATTAAGCTATATATGATGATGGATTATTTCAGCCAAAAGAAAAGTTATCAGAATTATGATCACAAGTATTACTTGACAGAGGAGATAATACTAAATATAGCAAATTAcgaaggaataaaaaaaaataaataaaacgaaTTTGTATGAGCCAATATATAGTTTGTAAGGGAATACTTCTTAGCAGactaattaactatatataattttcactTTCAAGAATTAGTACTTTATGTTCCTTgctaattaaattatatatgctTTTATGAATATTTCCCAGTTGGTTTGAGTAATTGGCTTAAAACGCATTGAGATAAGATTTTGGATTAAAATGATTTCTGTATATAATGTTAAAGATCCTACCAGACCACTGATACTACTTGAAAGAAACAATTTCCCCAAGAAGGTGACATGAGATCAGGACATGAAGCCctccttaattaatttccatATTGTCATATCCTAAAGTACTcatcttattttaaataattttaccttataaattaatactttaattaaaGTTTTTGATGCATTACCATTGACATAAAAacgactcaaaaaaaaaaaattgtaactttGTACCTGAGAGTACTCTTGCATTCATCCATTCTTGATATATCTGCAAGAGATAAATGTAAGGCTTCCGACCAAAGGACCTGCTTTAGAGAAGTAGCCTTTGAGTTCCCCCAGCGGTAACTATTGGCTGATAAATTCAAAAAGTTGTCTTCAATCTTCTTTTGAAAAGGAAGATGGAAAACCTTCATCTGCTCATCTTTCAAGATTTTAAGAACCTCTTGAGAAATCCCATGATTCAGAACTTGAAAGAAACCCCATTCCCTTGCAGCTTGAGCAATCAGTTTGATGCACTTGTCTCTCTGTGCATTCAATTGACTCAGATCAATCAAGGGTAGATCGCATTCCTCAgccatgaaaatattttccttttttggttcACCAAGAGAGGAGTTATGTAAAAGGGTCTTGTAGGTTTGTTGTAATGGAGGTTCCTGATCCATCGATCGATGTTGTATTCTCAAGCCTGATTATGAagaataatacatatatatatatatatatatatagaaaattataaagaaagaaattgagtGCATCAAACAATGTTGGAAAGTAATCATAGAATATCAATCATGCCATGCATGCATATATCTGAAAATTAATGCTGGATATGCATGAATAAGCAACTTGCACCTTCCGTAAGTGTCTAACCTTTTACTGTCAGAGCTTAATACAGCTATCTCATGTGAGTCGATCTGTCCAATTCATTCAAAGCTGTTCTTGTTACATATATAAGTAGCTGTATGTTGATCTTGTCCACGTTAATTACCCCTGGCCTGCACAAATTGAAGTTAATTAGGAgaaattctttctttcattttaaccTAATAGTTTGCAAGGACAAAGTGAGAATTAAATTCTCAAAAATGGTCAAGATAGATCAGTTGAGTTTTGTTTtccatataatataattaagatCGATGATCGATGAAACATGCACGAGAATTAATAAGTGCAGAATGCAATATATTTTGAGTTTCCTCACTTGTGATTATACAAccatatatatacctgatttgcTTGAGTTGTGTACTCCGGTCATGAAACTGCAAAAATGAGAAAAtctgaaagaagaagaagaagaggtacAAAATGAGCAAAGGGTGGAAGGAGTAGAAATTGGCAGTAGTGTAATGCATTAATCTATCCTATATTGTtgcatgaaaaacacataaaaactGAAGTTACCCATGGGATTTGGGAATAGTACTTGTTCAAGGATTGGAAAATTTTAGAGGAAAatgaatgagaaaaataaagaagaaaagggtgtagtagtagtagtagtccATGAAGCATGGAGTTGTATTTATAAGGATAATTAGGCTGCACGTGGAATATAATAATAAGTTGGGGTTCGGTGATTGAGAATCTATGGCTGAAGCGAAGAACACGCGGCCAAACATGGATCATCAGAGAAAACAGGGAAAGAGAGATCCAAAGTATAAGCCTTGAATAGAATACGCGCATACAGCTCATCTGCTTTTTATTTGCTTctcaatatacatatatatatatatatatatatatatatatatattgataaatCATAAATTGTTCTCGATCGACATTTCTGCTTCCtcccaaaaagcttaaaatcgTCAAacccacctctctctctctctctctctctctctttctctctgtctgTCTGTGTAGTTTTGTCCTTTCTTcctgatgctctctctctctctctctctcctctctctctctctctctctctctcatatcaGCTTAGGATTCCAAACATTGAAGGgcccaaatttttaattgatgcAGTAAATGTTTTATTAGACATGGTTTTTTGCATGTATTAGGAATTATTTGGTAATTTATAATTGCAGATCCAAAATCCTGTAAGATTTCTTAAGATAAATCCTTTGATAATTAagatcactattttttttttgtttgggttgaATAGAATTTTATTAACACAAAACTAATTTTggcttcttattttctttttttttttaaaaaaaaaaaaagaaaagaaataaatatgcAATTTACTTTCCAATTAATTAACCTTACTCATGATACTGATCTGCCtaagaaatttataaaatttagttaattaattagatctaacataatacataaaattaatattttttggttCCATGCCCATTGAATGTTTTAGCCTGGGACTGGGATAGGCGGATAGCATATGTTCACATGCTCAAATTGTAGCTGTTAGCTAGCTAGGTCAgtttgttaaggatataaattctTTATAATAAAGGTTgcttttgtattttctaaattaaagaatttataTGATATTTATTCATCTTAATTTAAGgaatatgtttatattttaaatcacatgtaaaactctataaataaaactatatactcaattacaaaaaaaaaaaaacattgtataCTCAAATCATAcatcaagaaaaatatgtaGCATTTAAAGCTTTAACTTTGTAGAtgtaagctatatatatacCGAACCACCTTAGTTTAtgtgcttattttattttctatatctCTGTCATTATGGTTATTCCGCTTCAAATAATATTATGTATTGCATGGTATAAGACTCTGTATTTTAaggcaaattaaatttgatttgattttttttctttctaatgttCGAAAATTACTAGGGAGTTCGATCGCTAAAGCATAAAGCATGTGATTTTGAACATCAGGCAAaatcatgaatatatataaatctagTCGTCGCCACGTAATGGGAATAGGTGCAATTCACTAGCCGTCGGTAGCCGAAAATGATGAAAATCTTATTCCTTCCatcttttgctttattttttacttttttggaaAGATGCATTTAACTTTTTCGAAGTtaggaccatttttttttttgttgtttttttttcaatttgtcttttaatgtttaaaagtGGTAATGAACTTTCTTGAAGTTTTAAAGTTGTTAAGTTTATCTAGTCGTTAACTTTTTTGTcttgaagagaaaaaatgaaaaaaaaaaatgttacatacAATTTTTAAACTGAACAAAAATGGGAGTAGCGGAAACCAACCTAATTGTTTGAAAGTGACTTGCCGGTTGCCACCCTCCAAATagatacactttacccccttaaGCATTGTGGGGACATCATCTTCTAAAACTTCGAGAATATTAAATGCATTTTCTCTTATGGAGTGATTTACCGACAATTAAAACTTCTATTTCCAGCTTTAAATTTCAGAGGCCAGATCAAAATACAGATTCAACTTCGAAAGGATTGAATGCATTTTCCCTTGTGTGTGAATGATTGAAGCTTTTTGCCAAAAGCCAATTATAAAAAGCTAATGCCTTCTTTGTATTGTTTCCTTCACGGTGGTCGGGTGGATAATTAGTAGGATTTTGATGAGATATTACAACTAAGAGTAAATctgctttattttattcttgaaaGTAcgttaattataattattggtCTTTCTTTGATCACTACAGTTTCATccattttttatccttttttttttttttttttttgtgaaaaggAGAGTCGAAacgaaacaaaaattaaagagtgTAAGCTCCTCAACAACATGACCAAAGATAATTATAATGCttgaaataaatacaattaaGTAATTGGAAATGAGCTAAAAAATATCACAGTATCTTAAGCTAAAAGCCAATAAATGGGCCACACAAAATGGTTTCTGAAACAGGCCAAGAGGCAAGCATGCTTGACTTATTGTGTAACGGCAACCAACTGTAGACTAccagaggaggaggaggagcaatACTAAAAACCAATTTGGTTCTGACGATGAGGAGGCACTAAGGACTTCAGCGCTGAAATAGTCGCCATAGCAAATAAATAACACTTAAGAGTCAAAGAGGCTATAGCTCATaaagaaaaccaacaaaaccaaaaatttgAAGCTCTGATGGAGAAGGCCCACACACGAGGTATGGGAGTGAGGAAAGTAGTGGTGAGACTAGATATGGCCGGGGGTGGTGCATCAGAAGTTGAGGCTGAAGTCCATCCCTTTTTCCTAGCACTCACAACGGAGGCAGAGACATTGAAAATGAATGACTTTTTCACAAGGAAGAAAGATGAGAGTTTTTCTCTCCATAAATAAGCTACAAAGAATTGGTCGACAACGAGATCTATAACTTAAAGCAATGTGTGTGCCCCTTGTTAAACTTTGGATACTTCCAAACTTTCGGCATCATATTTTAGTGATCGAATTTCAAGTTCTATAAGACTAATTCAATTGATTTATCACATCCGGTAGAACATGTTAccagtaggggtgtcaaaaaaaaTCGAGTACCAACCGGTAACCAGGAAACTGGTTGAAAAAAACCAGTAACCAGGTACTCGGTTCCGGTTtaggtttttggcacccggttataaccggatAACCGggtaaatatataaaacaatatttttttttaattttaatttttaatttttttagggcatttttaaacattgaatttttgtggcatttgtaaacattggattttaatggcatttttaaacaatgaagttttaggacatttttaaacattgaatttttatttttttaggcccaaaaagccaaaaacaatgactttttaggattttttttagaatttttaggtttttttttttttttttaacaatcacaacaaagcccaacttattggaacaaaaatactaattgtgttttctaaaaaatggcaaaaaattgttaaattaagcacaaagggggaaataattcttaaaaaagCATATTTACATGGTGTATAGAAAAAATTTCCTTGGTCAGCAAAACTTTgtccttatttttgttttcacatgGATTGTTCAACGTTTTCTGCAACATCAACGCAGAAGAACCTGGTGGGACTTGAGCACATGAAGCACGTCTAGCATTCATGGTAATAGTGAATAGTGAAGTCGGCAACCAAGCAGAAATTGCCATGTGGACAGTTAATGATTGCAACTTTGCAAGATTTTTTTGCACTTAAAATGCCCatggaaaagattttttatttttatttttatttttatcaaaggCCAATAGACATGAATAGATTGACACTGTGGGTAAACCTAACCTCACATAAATCATAGTCACCATCATCAGACTCGTGGTGTGTAATTCGTCCGATTCCTGCATAGGCCATAGGAAGTTAGTAAGGACCACAAGAATGACGtctaaaaagaaatgaaaaccgccaattaataagaaaatcaataaCCACTCACCAAAGATAATCCTCTCTTGACCTATCTACAATTTCCAAAGATTCCTCTCTTTGGTGGCCCATCAAAATGTGTAAAATGGATAAGAAATTTAATCTAAACAAACTTTGGACACTCAACGAGTCAACATAAGAATGAGGCAAAGTTTAGTGTGGGCAGGGGCTAATAACCAATAAATTGTGTTGTTAGGGccgatatgaaaaaaaaaaaaaaaaacaaaaacaaaaacaaaacaatacatatatgatatatatatatataccttcaacctcctttttttttttttttttttttttttttgagttgggggtggccatccCTTCACTAAGTCAACATATATAGCTTTAGATGCAAACAACCCAAACCAAGACTTTATTAAGACTACTAACTTTACGAGTTTTCTCTTACTACACTTGCATATTTACAAGTTGAGTGAAAAAATTTATACCCAAAAGCAACTGTGTGGGCAGGAAAGACCTATGGACAGAGCTAGAACAATTGGGCACATCACCTTTGCCAAAATTTTGTGTAAGCTGCCATGCAAAAGCAGACTACACCGACACAAACACCAGACAATCATGAATATTACGACAAAGGTGAAAGGGACAACATATGAAATGGGTTGAgataaaacagaaaacaaacataTAATTGCATGCCGGCCACTAAATTCTCAACCTGAATAAGATAGAAAGTTGATGAATGATGACTCTCCGCCTACTCATCATTGAAACGTTGTACGAAAAATTGTCTTGAGCTAATAACGGCATATAAGCGGATCttaatattgatgaattttCTTCTAATAACAGGGTAAAACTAGTAAACACAACCGACCAATTAAATGTATTACTAGgggtgacaatttgtgtttATGTGTCGAGTTTGAGTCGTGTCAAGACATGAAGTCAACCATAACccaactaatttaattaaacgagtcaaaacCCTCAACACTAACCCTCTAAATTTATATTAGGTTCATGCCAAGTTCGcaaattatgtcaaaaattgacaaccaTTATATTACGTATCAAGTTTGGATCGTGTCGAGACatagatataagactatatCAGTCAATTCTAAtacaactcatttaattaaacaagtcaaactTCTCAACCCTAGCTCTTTAATTTTGCGTTGGGTTCAcaatttaattttgtgtttagtTTACAAGCCGTATGAAAAATTAGCAGGCCAAGGCCTATGTATTACCATGCCGGTGCACAAGTACACCATGGGTACTTTAACCGTTCCTCACGCAAACACAACACAATCTTGAGTCAACTAACAGTTAAcaggttttttcttttgatgggAATCATTTTGAGGTGTATCACCTTTAGCCGTGGTTTGTCATGCTCACTCATAATCCCTTCTAACAATGGcatataaataaaaggaaataaaactgACTTAAAAGTTGCGTATTAGACGAGAAGCCAGGCTACCAACATTCTACTCTTTGGGAGACAGAGAAGAGACAAGAATATCATGTATTGTATACATATCACATACGAGGCCTTTGGGCATGTCACTCATCATCTTTGTACGGGTACTCTTCGGGAACTTGCTTCAAAAGCTTCACCTGCAACTCAAATGCATCATCTCCTCGCAGCATGTCACGGACCCATGTGACTTCAGTCTTCATTGACACCTGAACATACGAAAATTTTGCAAAACTATTTTGAGCTTCATCTACATCTTCCAATCTACAGTTATCGAGATACTATGacaaaaaaacagagaaacaagCAGACTATTTTTTTCTGTACGATAAAGAACAAGAAACCATTCTAAATTCTTACAACATATATCACCAGAACATTACATTCAGATATAAGTAATAGATgcctatatttttcttttcttttggattaCTAAGTCAGACATTCACTGGGTCTTGAAACCTACGACCTCACCCTTGCTCTCCATTCCATTCTTATGGGAGGAGGTACCACTTGAGTTAGAGCCTATTAGAACGGAGGGAGGAGATGTTACTTGAGCTAGAGCTCATTGATTAATAAGGTTCAAAGATGTTCGAAACCACAACACAGAAATGAAAATCCTCAAGTGAAAAGAttatgttctttttcctttctgaTCTTCCAACAACCtaaagtcattttttttttttttgataagttccAACAAACTAAAGTCATGGCTGCCAGACTTTAATTAAGTGAATAAAAGTTCACAAGAAGTTGGAAAGGCTTAGAACGGAAGCCTCTTATAGCACAAGACCATATTTTTCCATCTATAAGAAAATGTTGATACTAATAGCCAAAAAGGTTAAAATAGATAGAATGCTTATGTCAGATTCGGCTACTTATagaccaagaaaaaaagaaaaagaacaaagaaagaagaaatgtgtCAAGTTGAGGCTTTAGTTGctccacatttttttaaaaaaaaaattttttaactcGATATATACAACCAGTGGTCTAGTTTTCCAGCAACACGATGTAATCTATAATTCATAATAagagaaaacaatttttgaa
This genomic interval from Corylus avellana chromosome ca3, CavTom2PMs-1.0 contains the following:
- the LOC132173620 gene encoding gibberellin 2-beta-dioxygenase 8-like isoform X2; the encoded protein is MDQEPPLQQTYKTLLHNSSLGEPKKENIFMAEECDLPLIDLSQLNAQRDKCIKLIAQAAREWGFFQVLNHGISQEVLKILKDEQMKVFHLPFQKKIEDNFLNLSANSYRWGNSKATSLKQVLWSEALHLSLADISRMDECKSTLRSAIEAFVTVAGSLAQSLAEILSQILGIKSTYFQENCPPNTSYLRLNRYPPCPFPSKAFGFMPHTDSSFLTILHQDHVGGLQLLKDGKWFRVKPNPQALVINIGDLFQARYRIGSRTRQHGWNI